The window GTTGGATGCCATTTATGAGAAGACATGTAAAGGGGTTCATGTTGATGTTACAACTCAAGAGGCGAGGTTGGCGGTGATACATACGTACCTTTTTCTCGGCGAAATAGCTCTGTTGCCTCGCGAGGTTGTTTCGAATGGTTAGTTAGAGAGTCAAGTATCGATATCAGGCATGTCGCGATATGAATGTAATGTGCCTGTTAAAGATCAGAAATTTTCCATCGGGCTCTTCCGCAGATTGTCCACTCTTCGGACATTCGTATGATTCTTTCGGGCCAGTCGGGGTTAATGGCGAACAAGTATTGTTCGTTACCCTCTTGTTTGAGCTGTTTAAGTGTTGCAGCTTGATCGCTTGAGCGCTTAGCTGCAACAAAGTGACCAGGTAGCGCGTCTAGAGATGGGTCAATAACTATCTTGTCTCCCTCGATAAATTTTGGCTCCATGCTGATCCCTTCGACTCGAAGAATAAATGCTCGTGGACCGACTGGTCCTGGTGCATCAATCCATTCCTCCGCTTCTATTGAGTCGAAACTTCCTTTTGATTCGCACCAAGCGCCTGCAGCAATTGATCCAATGACTGGCAGCTTACGTCCAGTGTGGCTGAGCATAGTGGCATTGTTGAACTCATTAAGCCCATAAGGCATATCGAGGTATCCACTGTAGAGGTCCAGCGCTTTCTCGATTTCCCTAGCAATTTGATCGCCTATCCCCTTCGTTGGGTTCTTACCCCCGAACGCACTGACCTGGGCAGGAGCTTTGCCTAGCATATCGGCGAGATCAGTCAGCCGTAGCTTTCGGTCAGCTATGACTCTTCGAAAATTTTGTAATCTGGTATCTGAGATTTTCATTCTGTGATTCTTGCGCGATTAACCCTTCAGGTGAATGTCCTTCTTGGTATTGCAAAAAATAACCTATGAGGTTATTTTTGTTGCTGGAGGTACATACCATGAAGCTGCGCGAATACATTCACCAAATGGAACCTAAGGCTGTCTCTGCCTATGCCGCACGCTGCAGGATTTCCACAAGCTATTTGCGACTGCACATCAAATATGCGAGCAAAGACCCTAGCGTTTCGTTGATCAAGTCTTTGGCACGGGAAAGTGAAGGCCGCGTTTCGCTTGCAGAAGTTTTGGAGCACTTCGGTGTCATTGACTCGAGTCAGACTGTTAACGCTGCATAAGTAGATAGAAAAAAGGCGGCCCAAGGGCCGCCCAGTTCCTCCCGGCACGCACCACCACAGCGCTGTCGGGACGCGATAAAGATAGGCGGGCACACCACATGCGAACCGTCGACCTTTACCGCGCTTTCCAAGGCACGGATGCCTTGGTGTTGCTGCCTTTTCCACCACAGATTGGGCAGCTGTTGCGCCAGAGGCGAACGACGGATCGTTTGCCTCGGCACGGTGCCGGTGTCGATCCTGAAGATCTAGCCGGCGTTTGGGCCCTTTCAAGCCACGCGGCAAATGTATCACCACTGCATGTCGCGCGGCACTGGCAACCTTAAGGATTAATGCCATGAGCCGAATCGCTCTGAGTTCTGTTGAACGAGCGCAGCGGGAAATTCTGCCGCTCGATTTAGCGCTTTACCATGCTGCGCGGGACTACCCCGGCGGCGCCGCTGCAATTGCCGCCACCACCGGCAGAAACGCCACCACGCTGCAGCACAAGCTGTCTCCCACCCATCCCAGCCATACGGTGAACATTCAGGAGTTCGGCGAGATCCTGGAGCTGACCAAGGACCGCCGCATTCTGGATGCTGTACACGCGTTGGTCGGGGATACGACCTGGCAGGAGTTGGCCGAGGCGTACACCAACGACATGCCTGAAACGTTGACCACTGGCATTGCTGAGTATTTTCGACAGGTCGCTGATTTGGCGGATACCTGGGCCAAGAGTATTGGCGACGGTGTGGTGACGGACCAAGAACTGGCCGCGATTCGCCTGCAGGTATTTCGCGGTATTCAAGGTTTGCTGGGGATGTTCAACCGCGCCACTTACGTCAACCAGACGACGCGGGGTGTTGAACGTGGCTGACATTGCAGATTTTGCTAATGACCTGGTGCAGGAACGACTTGATCAGGCACTTGCTGCGCGAAATGCCGCCAAGCCCGCTGCGGCGGCGCATTCTTTCCTTTTCTGCGAGGATTGCGGAGATCCTATCCCTGAAGCACGTCGACTCGCACTACCGGGCTGCACTCTGTGTGTGATCTGCCGGTCCATCGACGAATCGCGGGAGGCCCGCCATGCTCGATGAGGTTTTGGGGCAATTCGCAGACTATGGGCTTGAGCCTGAGCAGCCGCTGATTTTTGGCAAGTTGACCCGCTGCAAAACCACTCAGGACAAGGGCAAGGAAAAGAACGGTTGGTACGTTGTCCACGAGCATCGCACCGAGAAAAATGAAACGCTGATCTTCGGCAGCTTCGGTGACTGGCGTTCGGGCGAATCGCAAAAGATCAAGGTGAAAGCCGGGCGCATGAGTCCGGAAGAACGCGAAGTTATGCGTGCCCGTCAAGAAGAAGCCAAGCGTAAGGCCGCAGAGATCGCAGCCAACGCTGCACGGCGAGCGGCCAATCGTGCAGCCGGCCTGTTCAAACGTATGCCGGAAAAGGGCAAGAGCGCCTACCTGGATCGAAAACAGATTGTTGGATTCAAGGTTCGCTATGCGCCACGTACCGGCGCATTTTTGGTGCCTATGTGCAACGTGCGGGATCAGATCGTTGGCTTGCAGGTGATCTTCCCAGCAAAGCAAGAAGACACTGGCCGCGACAAAGCCTACTGGCCCTACGGCATGTCGAAAGAGGGCGCTTTCCATTTGATTGGCCCTCACCCGGAACCGGGCGAACCGGTGCTGGTATGTGAGGGATATGCCACGGGCGCTAGCCTGCACATGGCGACATCGCTCACCGTTGCTATTGCCTTTGACGCGGGCAACTTGCTGCCGGTCTCCAAGGCAATGCGCGAGCGATTTCCTGGCTGCCCGCTGATCCTCTGTCGGGATGATGACTGGAAAACCAAGCGTCCGAATAACGAGCCCTGGAACCCGGGTGAGGAAAAGGCCAACAACGCCGCGTTGATCGTCGGGGGCCAGGTGGTCGCGCCAGTCTTTTCGGGTGACCGCGAAATCAAGTGGACCGACTTCAACGACCTGCATATTGCCGAAGGCTTGGAGGCTGTCCGTCGCCAAGTATTGGCGGTGGTCAAACCTCCTGCAGCGGGTGGCTGGAAAGATCAATTGGCTCGCACTGAAAACGGCTCCCTGATCGCGCATATGCAGAACGTCGAGCTGATCCTGGGCAACGACGAACGCTGGGCCGGTGTCATCGGTTACAGCGTGTTCAGCTCCAAAATCGTCAAGCTGCGGTCCGCACCTTTTGGTGGCGGCGCTGGCGACTGGGCTGACATTGATGACATGCGGGTGATGAAGTGGCTCGCGCAGCAATACAACCTGCGGGTCAAGGCGTCCCATGTGATCGAGGCGGTCAGTGTGGTTGCTCACGACCATGCTTTTCACCCGGTGCGTGAATACCTGGAGAAGCTGGAATGGGATCGCGTACCTCGGCTGGAATCCTGGTTGACCGAAATACTGGGGGTTCAGGCCAGCGAGTACTCGGCCAAAGTTGGTAAGCGCTGGCCGATCTCGGCGGTGGCTCGGGTGATGCGCCCTGGTTGCAAGGCTGACTCGGTGATGATCCTCGAAGGTGGGCAGGGTGAGGGTAAGTCCACCGCCATGGGCATCCTTGGTGGCGAGTGGTTTATGGACACGCCTTTTGCCCTCGGCGACAAGGACAGCTTCCAGGCGATTCGTGGCAAATGGATCGTCGAACTGGGGGAGCTGGACAGCTTTAACAAGGCCGAAAGCACCAAGGCCAAACAGTTCTTCTCCGCGTCTACCGACACTTACCGTGAGAGCTACGGCCGCAGAACGAATGACGTGCCACGCCAGTGTGTATTCGTCGGTACCACCAACCAAGAGGAATACCTCAAGGACGCCACGGGTAACCGGCGGTATTGGCCGGTGTTCTGCAACAAGGTCGATCTGGAAAAGCTGCGTGAGATCCGCGACCAGTTGTGGGCAGAGGCGGTGTTCTGCTTCGAGGCCGGCGATATCTGGTGGGTGACGAAAGACGAATCCTGGATGTTCGCCGAAGCACAGGATGAGCGCTTCGTTGTGGACGAGTGGGAAGGGCCGATCCTGACCTGGCTGGAGGAGTCGCAGATAGGCGAAACCGCCACCGGTAACGAAATTCTGACTCAGGCGCTCAAGTTGGATGTCGGCCATTGGGGCAAGCCGGAGCAGATGCGAGTCGGTGCGATCATGCATCGATTGGGCTGGCGAAAGAAGCGCATGCCGGCTTTGGCAAAGAGCGGTATCCGGCAGTGGGCCTATCAGAAGCCTGGGACTTGGGGGCGTGCGTCTGTATTGCAGCCGACCCTGGTAGAGGAGCCGTGCTTTGATTAAACGCATTGATGAGATGCTCAAGCTCTGGGCGCAGGATCTGCATTCGCCGATGACTGAAACCTACGGCGGATCGACTGGCGGCAACATGATCGCCATGTTGATGGAGTGCAAAGGCGAGTTGATACGTGGTACTCGCGGCAGTCGGGTGCTTTTGGATGAATCGGCGGATATCGAACTGATCGTGAACAAGCATCTGCCGGCGCAGCTGTCGGTGGTGGTGTGGGAGCACTACTGCAACCACGAAAGCTTCCTGTCGCAGAAGTACACCCACTGCGGTTGCAGCCGCGATACCTACTACCAGCGTCTGCACGAAGCGCACCTGCACATTGCTGGCATGTTGATGGGGAAAGCTGCGTGACCCCCTGGTATCACTCCGCGTGCCTCTGTCCTACTGTCCGGCCTTGTCCGACTGCCATTTAGAGCAGTCGGACAAGTGCAGGCCGCGCCGTTGCTGGGCTGTCCTACTGTCCAACCTTTGCCCGCCCCATGCACACGTGAGCATAGCGGGCACGTAGTCGCGCCGATGGCGCGCACGCGTGCTTTTAGTTTTCTCTCTATACACAAGAGAAAGTTAAATAAGGTAGGACAGTAGGGCAGCGCCCCGAATTTAGGCGCCTGTAGCTGTCCTACTTCGACTCTGCATGGTGGGAAAGGTAGGACGGGGCACCAGAAGCAATAGCCGATTGAATGCGTTGTACCTCTGTTGTACCTGCGTCACACCCACGTTGCACCCGTATTGCTCCATGGCATTAAAACTCACTTGCTGCCACCGGAATCCACCTGTAAAAAGTACCCATCTTCGATAGGTGCGACCGCAGAGAGCGGCAGGTACCACACACCAAACCCGGCCATTGCGCCGGGTTTTTGCATTTATGGAGTAGGGCGATGACGAACGAGCAACAAGCACTGGCAGAGATGCCGATCTGGTTAGTGATCGTCCTGGCTCTGGTCGGCGGTGTGTCCGGTGAGATGTGGCGAGCCGACAAGGACGGGGCGCGGGGCTGGGCATTGTTGCGGCGCCTGGCACTGCGATCTGGTGCCTGCATTGTCTGCGGCGTGTCGGCGATGATGCTGATGATCGCCGCCGGCATGTCGATCTGGACGGCGGGCGCGTTGGGTTGCCTGACGGCGATGGCCGGCGCCGATGTTGCCATCGGCCTTTACGAACGTTGGGCCGCCAAGCGGCTGGGCGTCTGCGAAGTACCACCTGCCAGCGGCGAGCAGGGGTGACGAATCGCGCCGGGGGCGCCGAAAACTGCCGGGGACCCTGGGGTTATCCAAGGGGTACGGGGTCGGAAACCCGCGGGAAGTTGTTAGCGGCAGGGTCACCAGCTTATTGAAATTCAATCCATTGAAATTGAAAGGTTTCCATTGAAAAGCCGTTGAAAAGGAGGGCTTATGACAGAACCAATGTACCTGTCTAA of the Pseudomonas sp. MAG733B genome contains:
- a CDS encoding S24 family peptidase, with amino-acid sequence MKISDTRLQNFRRVIADRKLRLTDLADMLGKAPAQVSAFGGKNPTKGIGDQIAREIEKALDLYSGYLDMPYGLNEFNNATMLSHTGRKLPVIGSIAAGAWCESKGSFDSIEAEEWIDAPGPVGPRAFILRVEGISMEPKFIEGDKIVIDPSLDALPGHFVAAKRSSDQAATLKQLKQEGNEQYLFAINPDWPERIIRMSEEWTICGRARWKISDL
- a CDS encoding phage regulatory CII family protein, which encodes MSRIALSSVERAQREILPLDLALYHAARDYPGGAAAIAATTGRNATTLQHKLSPTHPSHTVNIQEFGEILELTKDRRILDAVHALVGDTTWQELAEAYTNDMPETLTTGIAEYFRQVADLADTWAKSIGDGVVTDQELAAIRLQVFRGIQGLLGMFNRATYVNQTTRGVERG
- a CDS encoding TraR/DksA family transcriptional regulator — protein: MADIADFANDLVQERLDQALAARNAAKPAAAAHSFLFCEDCGDPIPEARRLALPGCTLCVICRSIDESREARHAR
- a CDS encoding VapE domain-containing protein; protein product: MLDEVLGQFADYGLEPEQPLIFGKLTRCKTTQDKGKEKNGWYVVHEHRTEKNETLIFGSFGDWRSGESQKIKVKAGRMSPEEREVMRARQEEAKRKAAEIAANAARRAANRAAGLFKRMPEKGKSAYLDRKQIVGFKVRYAPRTGAFLVPMCNVRDQIVGLQVIFPAKQEDTGRDKAYWPYGMSKEGAFHLIGPHPEPGEPVLVCEGYATGASLHMATSLTVAIAFDAGNLLPVSKAMRERFPGCPLILCRDDDWKTKRPNNEPWNPGEEKANNAALIVGGQVVAPVFSGDREIKWTDFNDLHIAEGLEAVRRQVLAVVKPPAAGGWKDQLARTENGSLIAHMQNVELILGNDERWAGVIGYSVFSSKIVKLRSAPFGGGAGDWADIDDMRVMKWLAQQYNLRVKASHVIEAVSVVAHDHAFHPVREYLEKLEWDRVPRLESWLTEILGVQASEYSAKVGKRWPISAVARVMRPGCKADSVMILEGGQGEGKSTAMGILGGEWFMDTPFALGDKDSFQAIRGKWIVELGELDSFNKAESTKAKQFFSASTDTYRESYGRRTNDVPRQCVFVGTTNQEEYLKDATGNRRYWPVFCNKVDLEKLREIRDQLWAEAVFCFEAGDIWWVTKDESWMFAEAQDERFVVDEWEGPILTWLEESQIGETATGNEILTQALKLDVGHWGKPEQMRVGAIMHRLGWRKKRMPALAKSGIRQWAYQKPGTWGRASVLQPTLVEEPCFD
- a CDS encoding phage holin family protein; the protein is MTNEQQALAEMPIWLVIVLALVGGVSGEMWRADKDGARGWALLRRLALRSGACIVCGVSAMMLMIAAGMSIWTAGALGCLTAMAGADVAIGLYERWAAKRLGVCEVPPASGEQG